The proteins below come from a single Thermococcus sp. genomic window:
- a CDS encoding DUF2334 domain-containing protein, translating into MKSSGKVITIVFLVFLASSSLVRPAYVPAFGHFVILLHDVSPGYMEQLREITNVISAYGFQNETYLLVIPNHGGEKPLCKYPAFVRFLEMLEREGYHIELHGYNHIGEEFNCNASTAEEKLELGLREFKKCGLPFPEYFIAPRYSMSSDALGVLLSHNITVIGKDFIYFPDGRIEPVYNHEYTWYIPDFLVPYQLLSAESAYSHINGTFILSVHPVAVNNDAGMTFLRRFLRFVRKKDWS; encoded by the coding sequence ATGAAGTCCTCCGGAAAGGTCATCACCATCGTGTTCCTTGTGTTCCTCGCCTCTTCTTCGCTCGTGAGGCCCGCCTACGTTCCGGCCTTTGGCCACTTCGTAATTCTCCTCCACGATGTCAGCCCGGGCTACATGGAGCAGTTGCGGGAGATAACGAACGTAATAAGCGCGTACGGCTTCCAGAACGAGACGTATCTCCTCGTGATTCCAAACCACGGCGGTGAAAAGCCCCTGTGTAAATATCCTGCATTTGTAAGGTTCCTGGAAATGCTCGAAAGGGAGGGTTATCATATCGAGCTTCACGGTTACAACCACATTGGAGAAGAATTCAACTGCAACGCGAGCACGGCGGAGGAGAAGCTTGAGCTTGGTTTAAGGGAGTTCAAAAAATGCGGTCTGCCTTTTCCTGAGTACTTCATTGCCCCAAGGTACAGTATGTCAAGCGATGCCCTCGGCGTTCTCCTGAGCCACAACATAACCGTCATAGGGAAGGACTTCATTTACTTCCCCGATGGCCGGATCGAGCCGGTTTACAACCACGAGTACACATGGTACATCCCCGATTTTCTCGTTCCATACCAGCTTTTGAGCGCGGAGAGTGCTTACTCCCATATTAACGGCACTTTCATTCTCTCCGTTCATCCGGTGGCAGTCAACAACGACGCGGGAATGACCTTCTTGAGGAGGTTCCTGCGGTTCGTGAGGAAAAAAGATTGGAGCTAA
- a CDS encoding ABC transporter permease: MNRRVVKGIILKDLKEVKRERMTMFWVFAFPLMWITLLGGIWGGHSPPVTIQLGVVCPNGSAIFTTGNVVAAMENFTIDGVHVFKIREYGSEKIGMEAINQGRIDALLVFPRGFEKNVSEGLPIRIYAYFDRSDPQKYQVVSGTVKGFLSEFRHEMAVRRLNITLSYMGKYMSSNFGDNFTVEDGKAYLLGLVNPIEVEEKNVTGNAPSPIQFYVTSFIGIQFLFATMLLIGSGTLEEIEHGTLRRIAASPATAWDFLAGKVLSTFTIVTISILAGIAYAKLVFGETIFPSPPGWVLIFLAAVFSMSLGLAIAMATRSIKATNTIVNLISMPLLFLAGIVIPEATLPDWARPIVNYFPLGSALKGLRLLELYHRPASEVLPGILWLSVSAFGILLIAVLLYNWAVKRLG, encoded by the coding sequence ATGAACAGACGGGTTGTTAAAGGAATAATTCTAAAGGATTTGAAGGAGGTAAAGAGGGAACGAATGACCATGTTTTGGGTCTTCGCCTTCCCCCTCATGTGGATAACCTTACTCGGGGGAATCTGGGGCGGTCACAGTCCGCCGGTGACGATTCAGCTCGGCGTCGTTTGCCCCAATGGGAGCGCCATCTTCACGACGGGAAACGTCGTTGCTGCAATGGAAAACTTCACCATTGACGGAGTTCACGTCTTTAAGATCAGAGAGTATGGGAGCGAGAAGATAGGTATGGAAGCCATCAACCAGGGACGGATAGACGCACTCCTTGTATTTCCCAGGGGCTTTGAAAAGAACGTCTCCGAAGGTCTTCCCATCAGGATTTATGCGTACTTCGATAGAAGCGACCCCCAGAAGTATCAGGTAGTAAGCGGAACGGTGAAGGGTTTCCTCTCGGAGTTTAGGCATGAGATGGCCGTGAGGAGACTGAACATCACCCTGTCCTATATGGGGAAGTACATGTCCTCGAATTTTGGGGACAACTTCACCGTTGAAGATGGCAAGGCGTACCTTCTCGGCCTGGTGAACCCCATTGAGGTGGAGGAGAAAAACGTTACCGGGAATGCCCCATCCCCAATTCAGTTCTACGTCACGAGCTTCATTGGAATTCAGTTCCTCTTCGCGACCATGCTGTTGATAGGCTCGGGGACGCTTGAAGAGATAGAGCACGGGACCCTCAGGAGGATAGCGGCCTCACCGGCAACGGCCTGGGACTTTCTGGCCGGAAAGGTGCTCTCGACCTTTACCATTGTAACCATCAGCATACTTGCGGGTATAGCCTACGCGAAGCTGGTCTTCGGGGAAACGATCTTTCCAAGCCCCCCGGGCTGGGTCCTGATATTCCTCGCGGCGGTCTTCTCGATGAGCCTCGGGTTGGCAATAGCAATGGCAACGAGGAGCATAAAGGCAACCAACACGATAGTCAACCTGATATCGATGCCTCTCCTGTTTCTTGCTGGCATCGTCATACCCGAGGCAACCCTACCGGACTGGGCAAGGCCCATAGTCAACTACTTCCCGCTTGGCAGCGCGCTCAAGGGACTCCGACTGCTCGAACTTTATCATAGGCCTGCTAGTGAAGTCCTGCCCGGCATCCTCTGGCTCTCCGTGAGTGCCTTTGGAATTCTCTTGATTGCGGTGCTCCTCTACAACTGGGCCGTGAAGAGGCTCGGTTAG